The region atggttaaaatctacaagagtcCCCGGCAAAAGCGCCAATTTGATCCGTTGTCGCACACGGCTCAAAgacgagtttaaaagtgtagtaaaacaGAAGCGACGTTTGAAtgtcgtatcacaaggactcttgaatgttataatcaaacgaatgaaaataagggggtttttaaggttcaaaacttcaatcaaagatgattaaaggtaaaagaaaaattgataaataagttaatctattgtatcgatttccgacttatcaccgattcttataatttcaattccctagcggattcaatcccattcgattacaatacccactgacaagcgtAATTGGTATTATATGgtgtatgttcctaatttccgaattaagcaaacagatttaagcagactcgaattaagcaaacgcgacttaatcaaacacgataacgaaaaagttacgctaacgtgattatagttaaggatcatacaaacaatcaaatttaatcaactttatcctataagaaataattgaattaagcaaacaaaagTAATCAAATTAAGCAAAtgagtttataggaagaattgaaaagaaatcaaaattaaactgaaattaataaaaacctcaaagtggaatttGAATAGAGCAGATCAACTCTTTGGGAATTGGCATTCCTAAATAGTGATTCGTTCACTAAatgtcataatcttagtgaacacACTTGATTTTTTAAAACTTGCATAAGCATAACATTAtaattatcattttcaaaatgagcATGTTACATGCGAGCAGTCATTTGACGTCAAGGGAGCTTACATATTGGGAAGGTTGATCAAATTCTTGATATCCCATAGCTCAGATCTCTTCGAGAGTCCGTCAATTTGGGGAAACCACGTCGAGATTCTACAAGTCTCTCTCAATCATTCGGATAGGGGAAAAAGTTACTTCAAGGCTCATAGTGGGGCAAGCTACCCCGAGAGTACGAGAAGTCAATCACTCTCAAGATGGTCAATCAAAGTAATACAGTTCCAAGACGCTGGAGCAGACTAGTTTGAGACACTCAGACGATGAGACCACTTCATAACTCGTGATTGGGGCAATTGGTGTATATACCCAGTATATTAGGGAAGAGGCAGGCTACACAGGTACAAGCTCTCTTCATATTTCAGACATAATCCAGATGTATGACAACAACTTTTGAGCTTGAAATAGGTGCCGGAGAATCATGTCTGTATGACCATTATCCTAGCCCAAAATTCCCACCGCCCTCTATAAGAGCATTTGGCTTAAACATGGCATAAATCATTATCATGCATAAACCACGTCGtttcactcatgcatatcattcagCATAACATGAAACCGTGCAAACAAGAAAAGTCAAAAATCCAGTTTCTATTGACTAACCCAAAGCCCAACCTTTGCTTGGCAGGCCACAAAACTCTCAAAACATTACATCCATTCTCAACGGAATTTTTTTTGGATATTTTAGTACTTAATCCTCTTCTAACTTGAATACTTGAAAAGCTTCCACAATTCTTGTATTCGGGTCCAAGAAGATTAAATATGGGCaactgtcgtaccccaaaatttgccctccccttttGTTTTTTATCTAACCTATAACTTAAGATCCATTTATGCTCATTCATATCTCATTCATGTGCATCCTTCAGCCGTGACTAACATTTGTTAACAAGTATCATGGATTCAGAGGTTTATGGTTGATAAAATCATGGCTTTGGTCTGAGGATGGTGGTTCTCTTCATCATATGAGTTAAAACCCTAATTGCCTTATTCTTTGGAACCTTAACTCTCGAAGCCTATGCAAGGTGTTTCGTATGGGCATCTCAACCTTAGTTCTCACCTTTGATTCTTTGAGGTATGGTGTTTAACTTTAATGGAGCACTCGttttgaaaccctaatcagggaaCTTTTGGTCCTAATATGCCTGGTGGCTTAACTTTCGTCTGGAGATAGTGGAAACCCTAGCTCATTAGGAGAGATGTGGGCATATACTACCACACATCATCCATCACCGAATACTCCATGTGATCATGGGATCACCCATTTAACTCACATATCTACATGCTTGGGATTCCACCTGATTCAAGGCTTGGTTCAAGCATTCATATGTGCATTCTACTTGGTCATTCCTAATCCTTTAATGTTAAGCTTATGTTACCTTCAAGTCCATAAGTTTCAGTGTAAGGCCCATGATTGCATTAATCTATGGGTCCATCGCTTGTCACTGTCCTATTGTGATTCATAAGACGATATAGGTCGTTAATGCTTGATTCATTCATTTGATTTAACTCGTTTAACTCATGTGATTATCATATAATTCATGATCTTGGTGATTTAAAGGTTTAACATTCGGCTCTTAGATAAAATTCATTATTAAATTTAGATTTAGTAAATAATCAATCATGATCATTTCATTCGAGTAATTTTATTCATGATATAACAATACACTTGGTTCATTacaaaaagagaaaagaaaattacattttttacaaaaaaaaacaaTTGGCCAAGATCAACCTCATCCCATCTGCCATTCTTAAGTCATGCATCTTTAGCCCACGTCCATCTCAAAGGCTACTATCTATTTTCATGTTTAAAGATTGGCATAAACCTTCCTAAACCATTCACAGGTTTTCAAGCCATCACCAAACTAATCACACTTTCCATTTTAATTCAAGAATCAACTCATGATTCTATATAAACAAAACCATACACCTTTCATAAATTGGCCAAACTTTCCATACATAAATCCATTCAAAATCGTTTCAAAACCCACCATATAATTTCTACAATTTCCATTTAGTATACAATCCAAACTAATACAAGATAACTTGTAACCTAGGTTCTAATATATTTCTTAAACATTCATTTTCATCCATCATTTTCATGGACTTCATACTTCATATCATCATCTCCTTCCATCCCAAGTTAGTGTCCCTTCCATGAAGCACCTACAAAATGCCAAGAGAACCATAGTGTAAGATTTTCAATCATTATCATTCATGATCAATCATTAGCATTCATTATTCATCATTCATTACCAATCATTAGCATCCAATAATCACTACAAACTATTTGATTTCACAAATTAATTGCATTGACAAACATTCATCACATACCAACAAGCCAATTTCAATAACCATTATGTTTCGGTTTCACTAATAAAGGAACCAATTAATTACTAATGTAGCCTAAACCATAAATACAACCTGCCAACAAACACCAAACGACAACAGCATCCAAATCACACTCACAACTTCTAACTTCAAAAAACCATTCCACAATTCTAACTTCCAACTACTATAACAGATTCATAACCATCTCCTAACAATCATCAAAAATCATATAACAGAACTTCACAGAAACAATTCCAGAAATCCATAACAGAATCTTAGAAGAGAGCTTCCCAATTCAGAACCTTGATTTCATAACCACCCTTCAAAAAACCTTCAACTCCTTCATAGTTTCATTTCCATTTTCAATCTCATCAACATGCTTATTATTTGATCTAGCTAATGAATCACCTTGCTTTCTATGAGAATTAGAAGAAGCAGAAGAAACACCTCGTTGTGATATTGCTTGAAGTTTTGCTTCAATAAGTGAAGCAATTGTTCCATTCAACGAATTCGCTCGAATCACATGCTTTAAATCAGGAAAATTCAACTGAGCACATTCACTTCTTAGTATATATGATGCTGTATCATATGCAATTGCAACATCTTCAGCTGTGTCAAATGTTTCTAACCAAACCCTAGTCCGGTTTCTTGGTAGCCTAATACACTAGTCATAACCACAAAAAATAACAGCAAACCATTAACATGGCAATGATATAGCATAATCCAACAATACACACCAATTGGGCATTGAACCCCTTTTCCAACTAACAGAAATTGAAAATTGATTTACTGCAGAATTTAATAGAGTCTAACTAACAGATTGAACCTAACTAACTATCATACCTCAATTTCATTTCAATGTGAATGTAAACTAACTTTGTTACCTGCTGCCCGTGCTGCCCGATTCGATTACGATTCCCAGACCCTATATAAAAAATCATCCTTCATTCTGTAGAGGGCTGGACCTTCATCTTCAACTTCACATTTCCCTCTTCAACATAATTTTGATTCCTCCATCTTCTTCAATCTCCAACCTTCAACCCTTCATTCTTCATCCTCAACCTTCCTTCAGACCCTGAAGACTTCCCTCTCCCAAAAAAAAACCTGCTACAGAGTCACGAAAACCTGAAATCATTCACAACCACCTGATATCACACAACAACCTTCAACAACTCTATCAATCTCCCAAAGAGTTGAAATGGAGGCATTACAGAGAAAATAAAAGTTGGTGATTGGAAGAGTTAAGAAGAGCATAATATTCGGGGAAGAAGAATTCTCGGTAGGAATCATATAGCAGAAAGGAAAAGAAGGTTGAAATGGAAAAGTTCCATCTAACAGAAGCGAAAGACAACGTACCAATGTGAAAGGCAAACGGATCTTGATTCTCTCTCCATGCAATACACGGTAAGTTCTTCGTCCCTTGTTTTGCTATTTCATGCGCGAGAACCTTGAGGATGGATTACGTCTCTGTATTGAGGTCGACTCGATGAGAACATTGAAGTTGTCTGCGTGTGGATCCTTTTCGGTCGGCGGAAGATTATGAGACCATGGCATCATTCTCCTATGTGTTGCAGGCAATGGAGTAAGCGTACGAAGTTCGTGATTCATGGCAGGAGCCAGAGCGAATTTGATCATTGCTCGTGGTTCTTCAATGGAACTATGGAAGCGAATTCTTGATGTTCATAGATGAATTTTCGACCTAGAAGCTTGGGTGCTCGCGGGTCACAGACCTGGAACCGGGTCATGTTTTTGGAGACTTGGGCCTTTAGCCCAAGTAATTTCTTGGTTGGCACCTCCATTCATTGTTTCACACCCATTGGCCTGTGTTTATGATCAAGCCCACATCTTTTTTTAAACTTTAATTAAGTCATTTTTAATTCTAGATTAATATTAATTATGTTTTGTTAATCTTGATGGAATGTATGATTAATTCTTAGTTTTTTAGAAATATTAGGAGTTAACATGTTGTTAATTAGGAATTAACATTTTTCCGTTGATTAATGCATAGTTAGAATCAATTAGGTTTAGTTGGATTTTATTTGATTTTAGAATTTAGTAAAGTTCTAAACATTAGGTTAAAATCAATTTTAGGACTTAATCAAATTTTAGATTTTAGGTAGATTTTAATCGATTGCATGTGAAATAACCTTTTACCCTTTTAGGgattattttggtattttggcCATATGATTACATGATTCCCTAGGATTAATattaacatagaattttaatcaagTTTTTGACCAACAAATGCATGTTCCCTTAGGATAGCTTGATTAATTTCTAACCGTTAGATTAGGTCTaattttaatttctaattttttttaaacCCTATGATTTAAATTGGTCAAAAGTAtttttgatcaattaaatcctttgaacttgtataatcccaaagtctaaattgagtgaccaaaagacccttggtcacttaataagactttttcttctaagttgtggagctcaaGACCTCAAGTCAAATCTTCgatcaaggcatcctcagtcataccaaaCAGCGGATTATACAAGACAAGTCAAAagtcaacacttggtaaatacaATTCAAATTGTACAAAATGAGCCTTAAataataaggaatgatgagacatGGTTTCTCCTATCATTTTCTAGAGCGACTTTGCATACGGGGCGTAGGCCCCAGTTATTCAAAgtgttcgcccttattcatagactttagtacaatacaaattgattaaactaccaagtcttcttcatacaaaatcaacatcaacacaaggaGCAACAACGAAGATCCTCCTTCAACAACTTGTTAGTTAAGATAAGTAGCATGCACCATGAGCCTTAAGTATtaaggaatgatgagacggagtttctcttatccttgtctagagcgactttgcaTACGGGGCGTAGACCCCAGCTATTCAAAgtgttcgcccttattcatagactttagtgtgattcaTATCAATCAACTGTCAAGTCCCTTATTGATTCATTCTCCATTCTAATCATTTCAATTAATCATTCAATCATTCTATCATCTCTTCTTGCCTCCTAAATCAccttgttttcagccctagtgggctgaactacgaaagctctgattttctcattgcattatgaggatacgtaggcaggagaactCAGTTTCTccgcgagctaccttatttataATCCATCCTTCATTTCAATCAATTTTACTTCTTTTGCCTCATCAGTCAccttgttttcagccctagtgggttGTACTACGAAAGCcctgatttccttattgcactataaggatatgtaTGCAGGAGAACCCATTTTCTTCGTGAGCTACCCTATTCAttaatcaatcattcttcattcatctATCAATATCATCTCTTTGAGATTAAATATCACTTTTCCTTGGTTTCCATGTTCATtcttttaggacgcctaatgaatagtcctccttgtgaaccaagagatgtgGGATTGTCCCCAAACATTTAATTTGATGTAACAGGAGTGGGTATGCCTAGTTTCCTCCACGTCCTAGTCAATACCTCTTTTGCTCTtcggttcagagtttattccttcacGGATCCAATATACTATCCTCCTTTGATCTCGAATTGTTTGTACCCCAGCAAGTGATATATTCTTCCTTGCACCCAATAATACTTTCTTGTGAGCCTCATActcatccttttaggacgcctaatgaacAACCTGCCTTGTGAACTAAGAGTTGCTTGTGCTATGAaaccaattgaaggtagagagaaacaagaaatgggggttcGAATTATTTTTAcagataataaaaacttttgcaaacaaaacacacacaaaagatAAGCATTCAACAaagaagtttatcctggttcgcttgaaattcaaagttactccagtccacccggccaaggtgatttcgccttcaacaaggacttaatccaataatctagaaatATTACAACAAAAGCGTCTAAGAGAACAAAGATCTCTTAGCTCTCTCAAGTCTAcaaacttcacaagtcacttgaggaaatattcaGCAACTATTTGAGAATTACAAGGAAATctttagtgcttctaggtaagcaatTTTAACACAATAAGAACAATAAAAATTCACACTAAGAGCAATAACTCGTGTGAACAGATTGGAACAAGAATTAAAAATATAGAATGAGTTTTCAGTATTCTTGTATGATTGCTTCATGTCTTGTATGAAGATGATATGGCCTTTATATAGTGCGTTGGATGTGATGTCGTTGGTTGAAGCATTTATGTTGATATCTTGATAATGATGGGACTTAATTGACATTAAGTTTGTTGTCCTTTCTATAGCAATTTTGAAGAGTATTTATTTTTCTCCAAATAAGGATTGATACCATATATGGAAACTTCGTTGTTAAGTCTTTAATGTTGATTTGTTGGCGTGAGGCAGAGTGCGCGAAATCCATATCTTCTTGTTTAGCATGTATTATTCAGATAGTTGCTTAGAAGTGATTTATCTTTAGAAGTTCTTGATATGTCTTTGGTTGGACCTTCTTCAGATATACTGATCAGCAGAGTAACTAGTTATGGATTCCTTCAGATTCAGAGTATCTGAGTCTTCAAACGTCAGATGTTGTAAGCGCTGTTGTCTTCAGAGTCAGAGCAACTACTTTGTTTGATTCTAAGTCATTTGTTCTAGACTTGTGTGATGTCAGATGTTGTCTATCAGATCCATTTTCTATTAGAGTCCTACATACTTAGATAAATTCgttagggtaccaatttgtttcatcctttgtcATCATTAAAACTTAGAGATGAATTATAGacccaaaatcttgttctaacaatctccccttttttatgatgacaaaagCTTCGGACTGATGATGAAATAGTGATACTTCAAAAAAATTGAAGTATTTATCTCAAAGTCAGATGTATgatgactccccctgagataagcAACCTCCTCCTAAGTTATATGCTTAAGAAGGTTTAGATGTTCTTACCAGATCTCCTTAAGTTGTATAGCTTGTTTCTCAGATGTTTTAACTCAGATACTTCCTGCAGAGCTTAAGACTTCATAATAATAGTTTTTAAATGTGTGCAGTGCATTATGAGGATTAGATATTATTTCATCAGAGGTTGTTTAATTTATTTTCCtcctttttgtcagactcaaaaagacttAGAGAAAAACATAGCAAGGCAAGTAAGGGCAAAATAGATTTCGTTGATAAGAGGAAAGTACAGAtaaaagaaagaaggaaaaataTGGAAGTTAAACACTAAGAGAAATATAGAATAACAATCCTAAGTGTGCCTAAGGGTTCtgaggaggaggcatcctctgcAACAGCTGAGTCAGCAAATTCTGAATGTTGGAGTTGACAGAGTCCTGTTGATCCAGTATGGCTCTCATAATCTGTTGCTTTTTCTGTAGTTCCTCTAGAGTCTTCAACACAAGTGGAGCAAAATCAGAGTGAGATGACTCCCCCTGTGTCAGATCAGTGTCCTTAGCCTTGGCAGCTTCTTCCGCAATAATGTGTGTTGCTTCTTCAGTGTCAGCCTTGGCTTTGGCTTCAacttcagcagcagcagcagccTCATCGGCGGGCTTTTCTGCAGCTTCTCTtgctttctcttcttcttctAAGTGAGCCTTTTCCTCAGCTTCTCTGCGAGCTCTCCCTTTTTCCTCTCTGGTTAGACGAGCCTGTAACCTCTCTCCAGCTTCTTTGATAAAGTCGTTTCTGattgttcagagaggcctttcagcttaaaagcctcagatgtcatccatcTGATTACTCTATTCCAGTGAATCCTCACTACAGAGGGATCACCACTGATTTTAGAGTTTTTAGACAGTGATCTGAGCTTTTCCACTAAAGACTCGGAAAATAAGATGACTGCTTCTTCTAGAGTGGGAAAGGTGGGTTCAGGTTCAGAGGTGGGAAGGATGGGTTCTGGTTTAGAGGTGGGAGGGATAGGTTATGGTGGTACGGGGATGGTTTTAGTGGGAGGGTCAGATGTTTGAGTGATAGGGTTTTCAGAGGGAATTTCAGTGTGATGTTCAGAGGGTGGACTTATTGGGTGTTCATATGGGGAAGGGATGGAGGCTTCTGGCTCAGATGGGTTTTGAGTGGAGAGGGCGTGAGCTTGGAGTTGCACAAGAGTAGGGGATTGAGGGTCAGATGGTTCAGGTTGGTCAGAGTCAGATGAGATGTTATAGTAAGGTGGAGATAAGGGAGTGGGGGAGGGTGGTGATATGGGTTCATTGATAGTAGGGCCTCAGATATTGGTAGTGTTATGGTGGTTAGATTAAAATGTTGAAGGGGAGGTCAGGGTGGTTTAAAGGTATACGGTTCAGAAGGATTTATGGTGGATGTTGTGGGTTCAGAGTGTGTGTAGATTGGGGATGGTTGAGGTAAGGAATAAGACAATTGCCTTAAAATTAAAGTAGGAGATTCAGAGGGTTGAGACTTACTTGGAGAGGAGGAGGAGACCAGAGGCACAGGTGGTATGGATACAGATGGTTCCCCCAGCTTCTGAGTTTTCTTCTTTGACTTTCTTTCAGATGGTTCTCGCATTCTCTTCATGAAATTGGGTGGATATTCAGGTAGCCAATCCATCGAGAAGTTAGAGATGTCTACCCCTTGATTTTCTAGGTCCTGCAGATAGTGGGTGATAACGTCTAGGGGATTTATCTTAAAGAACAGATAGAGACCATTGGGTATCTTCCTATAATCCTTCAGAGCTTCCTAGGAGGTGTCCAGAGATGGCTTGACCAAAATCTCTCAATGATGCTCATGCTCTTCATATTCCTTGAGTTTAGAGGCTTGCCGGTGTCTACCATCACATCTTCCATCAGATTGTGGGATATCAGATGATCCACCATTCCGCTTTCTATCAGAACGTTGAAGATTATccttcccagaggaatgtagtttctAGGCTTCATGTGGTTTCTGGTGTCCCTGACGGAGTCCCTCGGATACTTGAACAGTAGGGATGGCAAATTCAGCTTGAGTCCTTTATGGAGGCAGTAAAGGATGCATTTCTGGTCAGTGTTGATGTAATCTGACGAGTTTGATGATGGGCGATGATGAATAGTACtcagaataatcttcagccaacCCCTCAGATTCTtgtgaagttccttgttcttggaggaTTTTCCTTCTGTGCTCTGCTTGAAGATGGTGGAAATAATCTCCTGGGACATATATTTTGCCATAAGGTTGATATTATAGATTCTTCTTCCCTCTGTCTTCTCCATATTCAGAAGTTTTGCGATGGATTTCTCAGTGATAACCATCTTCACCCCCAGAACGTGTGAGACGATGCAATGGTCATCGCtatctgcaaatctccagaactccttgaccaAAAATGTGTAGATTACACCATAGAGCCTCTtaaagtagttttcccaacctttTTTTCTTCATTCCTCCGTGAGATCAATACCATTCCGCTTCATGTTTTCAAAATCTACCAGAGATTCACACAGAACTTCCAGTTTGTCAAAAGGAGTTGCAAGATGAATATGGGTTGGACGTTCCAAAATATGTGGTTCCTTGTAGACTGGAGTTAATATTGCATTAGTTACAATGGTGCTTTAATGGGAAGCAGTTGTATGTTGTTCAGTTtattccatttgttgagagaaaTTGTACACTTGTTGTTATTGTAAAcccatgaagaagatgaagaacaagTGAAGAACACTGAAGAACTTTGAGAGAGGGTTGTTAGCAAGGGTTTGTGTTGGAttgtgagtgaaaagtgtgatAGTGGGAGTTGTGACAAGTATGTATACACAATGTTAGCATGCAAAACAACATCATTTAATAGGAACAGAAAACAAGAAACATTTAATAGCATAGAAATTGAGTTGACACGCGAGGGGAAATTAATTATAGCTTATGATGGATGTCTAATCCCAAAAATCTGCACACTGCTCAAGGATATCTCAGTAGTTTGGCTCTTGAGTTCTATGCgagacagttgtctagaagatccaaggtcaGACGTAAGAGAGGTCACATGTTGATATATCTGTCTTCAAGAATACCAAGAGATTGGgtcctgaggatttctgatttAGATTACTTCTAACTGGTAGAAATATCATAGTCAGATCCAGATGCTAGAAGATTTAAGTTCGAGCCTATTTTGACATTTCAGAGAAGGAGCACATATTTTTGACTCATTTTGGGCAACTTGCCATGTTTAAATGTTTCATAATGAATGAGCATCTATCTTCAGCTaggggttttgtgaagatatcagcccattggtGGTTTGTATCTATTAATTTTAATgttattacccctttctgaacatagtctctaataaaatgatgtttaatttcgACGTGCTTTgctctggagtgcaaaatagGGTTCTGGCTTAAACGTATGGCAGCAGTgttatcacaaaagataggaacATTACTATCATATATCTGAAGgtcttctagttgattcttcatccagagaatctgagtagtgcatagtgaagTTGAAATATATTTTTCTTCTGCAGTAGAGAGTGCCatggttgactgtcttttgctagcccaagAGATAAGGTttctgtcgcattacgcgaaaaaaccggcgggaaaacaagaacaacagagccgccaccgtgcgttatttatcccaaaagaggggaaggaaacgctcagagtaaacctggaaaagacgtggtctcacgaccaaagagaaagggtaagggagtcggttacgcaaggggaaggtattagcacccctcacgtccgtcgtactcgacgggatccacgctctaagaaagaaaaggttgctaaaacaaacaccacacacacacacactggctgaaagagacacaagaaaacaaacaagactgaaactgactcggcaggatatcgcatcctgggcctacttagtctatcaggcatagacatcagagtcaaagtagttcggactggggaaacgacacatgctcgctaggatatcgcgtcctatgcatacgtatctccttggacgaaggagaatcagagcattcgtagctcggctgacacgcacacaaaaacaggcaaaggcaaacgtggagcccgaatgccaatcactggacttacatcagcatccaaactaacacacgcacactggaacccagatgccactcgatggacttataccggcttccaagcacacaacaagaacaaacagacaacaaattgctaaggagtcgggaactcgagcctagcaatcgtcaaacaacacacacaaaaagaaaaaaggtgcccggagagacctcgcacggtctcctgcctacatacctcgtctggaacgaggatcagggcgatgtagttcccctacagaggggagaaagactagcctaaccagataacagagggagacacaactagggagactacgactcgagcctagatgttatcatgcaaatcatccctaagttaaggtttccagctaacttgcacaggaagcaagcctatcctaaccctgacttgcacaggaagcaagccaaactaaacctaacttgcacaggaagcaagctaaactaaacctaacttgcacaggaagcaagtcacacaaacacacaagcacaagtagcatacactatatgcaaacaatgggctcaatcaaggttaggttttagtcgaggggtcatatcaacctcaacaaacaaacctctgtaactgggttaatggtgctcttaaccttgacattgagagccaaggtgaagcagatgaaaggatatgaggggtgtgcctcattgctcttatccc is a window of Lathyrus oleraceus cultivar Zhongwan6 chromosome 6, CAAS_Psat_ZW6_1.0, whole genome shotgun sequence DNA encoding:
- the LOC127094777 gene encoding eukaryotic translation initiation factor 4 gamma-like, with product MDWLPEYPPNFMKRMREPSERKSKKKTQKLGEPSVSIPPVPLVSSSSPSKSQPSESPTLILRNDFIKEAGERLQARLTREEKGRARREAEEKAHLEEEEKAREAAEKPADEAAAAAEVEAKAKADTEEATHIIAEEAAKAKDTDLTQGESSHSDFAPLVLKTLEELQKKQQIMRAILDQQDSVNSNIQNLLTQLLQRMPPPQNP